Genomic window (Candidatus Omnitrophota bacterium):
TGCTCTCGACCTGCTGGGTAGCCGGATTAGGCATAGAGCCCAAAGCGATCGCCGCTTGTATGGAAAGCGTGGTCACAAAAAAAGTAAAATCCGCCTGGACCGGCAAAGATGCACCGTCAGCAACCGGTTCTTTAGCCTGCGCCTGTTTTTCCTTTTCTACAGCTTCTTTCCAGCTTTCGTCGCTTTTTTTGATCTGTTCATCCATAATATATCCTTTTGTTAGGGACGGCCCTCAACTTAAAACAAAAGTGCCC
Coding sequences:
- a CDS encoding DUF1844 domain-containing protein — encoded protein: MDEQIKKSDESWKEAVEKEKQAQAKEPVADGASLPVQADFTFFVTTLSIQAAIALGSMPNPATQQVESNLNQAKLIIDTLAMIKEKTHGNLNAEEDSLIDNMLYDLRMQYVEKTKPPIQ